The region AACATGCATACTGCTGATGCAAGAAAACATGGCATTTCTGAACAAAGAATTTACTTAACAAGCGCTTGGCGTGAAGCTGATGTTTATACTGAAGAAGAAAAAGCAATCTTAGCTTTAACAGAACAAGTAACTTTAATTGGTAATCATGTTTCTGATGAAGTTTATGAAAATGCAGCTCAATTATTTGATGAAAAATACCTTGCCGAAATACTTTTAGCAATCATTACAATTAACTCCTGGAACAGATTAGCTATTACTACCGGAATGCGCGCATCATAATTTATAAAGAGAATATTTACAAGCTATTACTGCTCAAAAGCCCTTATGAATAAAGGGCTTTTTGTATTTAATTAAAAATCAGAACCCAAAAAAACGCACAATGAAAATATTTTAAAATACCGTATTTATACTCTTTCAGGATTTTCAGAAATATATATTTTTGGCGCATGATACCAAAAAGAATACCATTTTCACTATATATAATTCTAATTTTTATAGTTTTTTTTGCCTGTCAAAACACAAAAAAAAATACGGCGAAAATTACAAATGATAAGGTCAAAATAGAAAAGATAATACATTCAGCTGATTTATTCTACAAGAATAAAAAGTTAGATAGCGCATTTTATTTTTACAATAAAGCGAGAACAAAATGCAATCCTAATGAAGATGTAAAAAGTTACATTTATTGTATGTATTACATGGCCGAAATTCAACAAGCTTATCAAGATTTTATTGGAAGCAATAAGACAGCTGCAGAAACAATCCCTTACTTAAATAAAATAAAAGAACCTAATTATGTATGGAACATCTATAGTGTTTTAGGAAGAAATCATTTTTACACATATGATTATCCAACTGCTATGTATTATTATTCTAAAGCATTTACCCTTCAGACTGATAAGATTAACAAACTTGAGGCAAAAAATAATATTGCAGTTATTTATCTAAAACAGCAAGAATTTAGCAAAGCGCTTTCTATTTTCCATTCATTAAGCAATGAAAAACTTGTTCAGCAAAATCCCCAAAATTATTCTAAAATACTGGATTATATAGGCTACTGCTATTTCAAACTTAATTCTCCTAAAGCTTTGTCGTTTTTTGAGAAGAGCATAAAAATAAAGTCACAGCAAAATGACACTAATGGTTTAGGCAAAACGTACTACAATCTTTGTGAATATTATCAAAATCAAAATGCTGATCTAGCAATGAAGTATGCAAAATTAAGCTATAAAAATTATACTTTATCCGGAAACACCGATGATAGCTTACTTGCTTTACAATTCATTATAGAAAATAATAGCTCGCACATTGAATCTAAAAAAAATGCGCTTATTTATATAAATATATCAGACAGCATTTATATGGAAAGGCAAAAAGCTAAAAATCAGCTTGCAAAAATCAAATATGACTCTAAAAATGAAAAAGAGGAAAATTTAAAATTAAGCGCTCAAAAAATTAAACACGAGCTTCAATTAGCCAAACAAGAAAGCAGAAATATTGCTTTTTACATCATAATTATCGTAGCGTCTTGCCTAATTGTCTTTCTTTATTTTTTTCTAACAGTAAGAGCAAATCGTCAAAAAATCGAAGCTACTTACAAAAGTGAAACTAGAATTTCAAAGAAATTACATGATGAACTTGCTAATGATATTTACCATGTACTTGCATTTGCAGAGAACAGAAATCTTTCTTCAGAAGAAAACAGGAATCATTTATTAAAACGATTAGAAGATATTTATTCACGAACAACAAATATTTCGAAGGATAATAATCTAGCAACAAGTTTTCAAAATTTTAGCACTTCTTTCAAAGAGATGATTTCTAGTTTTAATACCCCTCAAATTAATCTTTTAATAAATGGCTTGGATTGTATTTGTTGGAGCGAAATTGATAAAGACAAAAAAACAGTGGTTTATCGTTCAGTACAGGAATTGCTTGTAAACATGAAAAAACACAGTGATGCAAGCCTTGTCGCAATAACTTTTAAGGAGTTAGACAATTTCATAATCCTAAATTATATTGATAATGGGAAAGGAACTGACAAAAATAAAATGGTTTTAAAAAATGGTTTACACAATATCGAGAATCGAATTTATTCTATTAAAGGCGGAATTGAAATTTATTCAGATTTAGGAGAAGGTTTTAAAGTACAAATTAAATTCCCTGTATAATGTCAAAAAAAATACGCAACCTTTTCCACAAAAAAATCATCTTTTTCTGCCTGTTAACTTGCGGAGTAATTCTAGCTGTTTATTTTTCTCTGAAATTTTCGGCTCCTAAAAAACTACCCTTAAGTTATAGCAAAAGCGATCCCTTACCAGAAATAAAACAAACACTGAAAAAGGCACATGCTTTTTGGGACAATGAAAGAAGTGACAGTGCTTATTTTTATTTTAATAAAACTCGATTATTATGTGAACCAAAAGAGAATTATGCCGACTATTATGTGGAATCGCTAAACTATATTGCAGAGATCTTACAAAGACATGGCGATTATAATGAAGTTGAAACTACACTCGTAAAAGCTTTTCCATACTTAGACAAGACAACTAATGTGAAGTATGCTGTTAATGCTTATACATTTATGGCGTATAATTATCATTCTACTTTCGACTATGAAAAAGCACTATATTATCATAAAAAAGCATTAAAAAAGGCCTTCTCTACATTTAGAAAATCACGTATAATATCTGAAATTGCCTTTATTTACATGGAACAAGGAAGATATCAGGAGGCTATAGACCTACTAGAACCGATAGCCTGGCTGAATATCGAGGACAAAATTACTCCTTCAAATACAGCTTTTCAACGTACCGCTAAATTATATAATTTGGGGCTTTCCTACCTCTATCTTGGTGGTCATAAGCAAGAAGCTTTTGATTGCTTTAATGAAAGTCTAAAAGTAGCTCTTACTTTAAATGATGACTACGAACTAATTACCTGTTATTATGCTTTTTATAAATATTACAAAAAATATAATAATCCTGAGCTCAAAAAAATTAATATAGAGAAAGCTTATTATTATGCCAAAAAGTCAAATTCTAAATCCTACGAAATTAGTATGTTAGGCTATTTAATTGAGGCCGACAATGCTGCAAACTCTAAAAATCATTTCAAAGCTTACAGTAGAATGCTTGATAGTCTTACTGTTAGTAGAAAAAAAGCAAAAAATCAGTTCGCAGATATTATATATAATTCACAGAAGGATAAGGGCGAAAACTTAGAACTTAAAAATCTTAAGGTCGAAAACGAGCTAAAACTTCAAAGACAAAAAAACAGAAGTTATATCTCTTATGTAGTAATCTCTTTTAGTTTATTCATATTACTTTTTTTAATATACCATATCACTTCTAAAAGTAAACGGGAAAAAAATGATGCGATTTTTAAAAGCGAAATGAGAATATCAAATCAACTGGATAATGAACTTAACTTAAATATATTTCAAACTTTATTATTTGTTCAGAATAATGATTTAGAAAACAAAGAAAATAAGGAAATGCTTCTTAATAATTTGAATATTATTTACTCTAAAACCAGGAATATATCAAGAGAAAACAGCAAAATCCCAACAGATGAAAGATACCTGACTGTTTTAAAAGAAATGATTTCAGAATACAAAACTGAAAATGTAAATATCATATTAAATGGCTTTGATACTATATCCTGGAATTCAATTGACAAAAACAAAAAAATAATACTGTACAGAATTTTACAAGAATTATTATTCAACATGAAAAAATCTGATAGCTCAAGTCTGGTAAGTATAATTGTAAAAGAAACAGGCAAAAAAATAGCAATTCAATACACTGACAATAGTAGTGAAATCAATTCAGAAAATAATATTTTAGAAAAAAGACTACAAAATGTGGAAAACCGTATTAAAACAATAAAAGGAACTCTTAATTTTGATACAGCGTTAGAAAAAGCGTTTAAAATAAATTTCTCATTTCCTATATAAGATAACATTATGTTTAAGAAAGTTTTAGTTGCCGAAGATTTAGATAGTATCAGTATTGCAGTTGTTCAAGTGCTGGAAGATTTGCAAGTTCCTGTAATTGATCATGTAAAATACTGTGATGAAGCTTTACTCAAAATAAAAAAAGCTTTACTGGAAAAAGAGCCATATGATTTATTAATTAGCGATTTGTCTTTTAAATCAGATCATAGAAAAGCAATATTAAACAGCGGAGATGAGTTAATTGAAGCTGCTAATAAAGTTCAGCCTACATTAAAGAAAATCGTGTTTTCTATTGAAGATAAAAGCTACAGAATCAAATCTCTTTTTAACGATCTGGGAATAAGCGCCTATGTTTCTAAAGGAAGAAACAGTATCGCTGAACTAAAAAATGCTATTGTAAGCACCTACAACAACGAAGAAAAAATTGTTTCTTCTGATTTATCATTTAGTTTTAATGATAAAGCTTTGATTGAAATTGAGTCTTATGATATCTCAATACTAAAACTTCTTTCACAAGGATATATTCTAGAAAGTATCTCAAAAGAATTTAAAGATTTGGCAATTACTCCAAATGGAACCAGCAGTATTGAAAAAAGAATTAACAAATTGAAAATCTACTTTAAAGCAAATAATAATGTACATCTTATAGCGATTGC is a window of Flavobacterium crocinum DNA encoding:
- a CDS encoding carboxymuconolactone decarboxylase family protein, with the protein product MKSRIVIPNVAPEAYQALMNLEKYISTTSLTPVHKELIKIRASQINGCAFCINMHTADARKHGISEQRIYLTSAWREADVYTEEEKAILALTEQVTLIGNHVSDEVYENAAQLFDEKYLAEILLAIITINSWNRLAITTGMRAS
- a CDS encoding ATP-binding protein translates to MIPKRIPFSLYIILIFIVFFACQNTKKNTAKITNDKVKIEKIIHSADLFYKNKKLDSAFYFYNKARTKCNPNEDVKSYIYCMYYMAEIQQAYQDFIGSNKTAAETIPYLNKIKEPNYVWNIYSVLGRNHFYTYDYPTAMYYYSKAFTLQTDKINKLEAKNNIAVIYLKQQEFSKALSIFHSLSNEKLVQQNPQNYSKILDYIGYCYFKLNSPKALSFFEKSIKIKSQQNDTNGLGKTYYNLCEYYQNQNADLAMKYAKLSYKNYTLSGNTDDSLLALQFIIENNSSHIESKKNALIYINISDSIYMERQKAKNQLAKIKYDSKNEKEENLKLSAQKIKHELQLAKQESRNIAFYIIIIVASCLIVFLYFFLTVRANRQKIEATYKSETRISKKLHDELANDIYHVLAFAENRNLSSEENRNHLLKRLEDIYSRTTNISKDNNLATSFQNFSTSFKEMISSFNTPQINLLINGLDCICWSEIDKDKKTVVYRSVQELLVNMKKHSDASLVAITFKELDNFIILNYIDNGKGTDKNKMVLKNGLHNIENRIYSIKGGIEIYSDLGEGFKVQIKFPV
- a CDS encoding ATP-binding protein, with the protein product MSKKIRNLFHKKIIFFCLLTCGVILAVYFSLKFSAPKKLPLSYSKSDPLPEIKQTLKKAHAFWDNERSDSAYFYFNKTRLLCEPKENYADYYVESLNYIAEILQRHGDYNEVETTLVKAFPYLDKTTNVKYAVNAYTFMAYNYHSTFDYEKALYYHKKALKKAFSTFRKSRIISEIAFIYMEQGRYQEAIDLLEPIAWLNIEDKITPSNTAFQRTAKLYNLGLSYLYLGGHKQEAFDCFNESLKVALTLNDDYELITCYYAFYKYYKKYNNPELKKINIEKAYYYAKKSNSKSYEISMLGYLIEADNAANSKNHFKAYSRMLDSLTVSRKKAKNQFADIIYNSQKDKGENLELKNLKVENELKLQRQKNRSYISYVVISFSLFILLFLIYHITSKSKREKNDAIFKSEMRISNQLDNELNLNIFQTLLFVQNNDLENKENKEMLLNNLNIIYSKTRNISRENSKIPTDERYLTVLKEMISEYKTENVNIILNGFDTISWNSIDKNKKIILYRILQELLFNMKKSDSSSLVSIIVKETGKKIAIQYTDNSSEINSENNILEKRLQNVENRIKTIKGTLNFDTALEKAFKINFSFPI
- a CDS encoding DNA-binding transcriptional response regulator codes for the protein MFKKVLVAEDLDSISIAVVQVLEDLQVPVIDHVKYCDEALLKIKKALLEKEPYDLLISDLSFKSDHRKAILNSGDELIEAANKVQPTLKKIVFSIEDKSYRIKSLFNDLGISAYVSKGRNSIAELKNAIVSTYNNEEKIVSSDLSFSFNDKALIEIESYDISILKLLSQGYILESISKEFKDLAITPNGTSSIEKRINKLKIYFKANNNVHLIAIAKDFGLV